The following coding sequences are from one Triticum aestivum cultivar Chinese Spring chromosome 5A, IWGSC CS RefSeq v2.1, whole genome shotgun sequence window:
- the LOC123101370 gene encoding solute carrier family 25 member 44-like, producing SGRATSDAAPHTPPTACLLCSALLPPPPSRRHAPKTLAAAVCSSSGARSLPRRPRGTRAGEHPRERGPPLSPACRHGGEAIDRRQAPPPPPDAAAEQAGGSQELQLPADIDWERLDKSRFFVLGAGLFSAVSAALYPAVVLKTRLQVAPEPPPAHAATGARPGLPPSAAAAATTILRREGPLAFYRGFATSLAGTVPARALYMGALEATRSVVGPAALGLGAPEPAASAAAAAAAGLTAAVAAQVVWTPVDVISQRLMVQGNPCPASRYHGGLDAFRKIVASDGLCGLYRGFGMSILTYAPSNAVWWATYSLSQKIIWSGIGCYLCEYGVGVQEIDDGDGDISLRPSCKTLMVVQGTSAAIAGGAAALVTMPLDTIKTRMQVMDGQGEPITIGRTVRELIKEGGWGACYRGLGPRWASMSLSATTMITTYEFLKRLSAKKGQESGVP from the coding sequence TCAGGGCGCGCCACGTCCGACGCCGCTCCACACACTCCCCCCACCGCCTGCCTGCTCTGCTCCgctctgctccctcctcccccctcccgcCGCCACGCgcccaaaaccctagccgccgcagtCTGCTCCTCCTCCGGTGCTCGCTCGCTTCCTCGTCGCCCGCGTGGTACGCGCGCAGGAGAGCATCCCCGGGAGCGCGGCCCGCCGCTGTCCCCGGCGTGCCGGCATGGAGGAGAGGCCATAGATCGCCGGcaggcgcctccgccgccgcccgacgcggcggcggagcaGGCTGGGGGCTCCCAGGAGCTGCAGCTCCCGGCGGACATCGACTGGGAGCGGCTCGACAAGTCGCGCTTCTTCGTCCTCGGCGCGGGGCTCTTCTCCGCCGTCTCGGCCGCGCTCTACCCCGCCGTCGTCCTCAAGACGCGCCTGCAGGTCGCGCCGGAGCCTCCCCCGGCGCACGCCGCGACGGGGGCGCGGCCGGGGctcccgccctccgccgccgccgcggccaccaccaTCCTGCGCCGGGAGGGCCCCCTCGCCTTCTACCGCGGCTTCGCCACCTCCCTCGCCGGGACCGTCCCCGCGCGCGCGCTCTACATGGGCGCGCTCGAGGCCACGCGCTCCGTCGTCGGCCCGGCCGCGCTCGGCCTTGGCGCGCCTGAGCCTGCTGCGTCcgcggccgctgccgccgctgccgggCTCACTGCCGCCGTTGCCGCGCAGGTTGTGTGGACGCCCGTCGATGTCATCAGCCAGCGCCTCATGGTGCAGGGCAACCCGTGCCCGGCCTCCCGCTACCACGGCGGCCTCGACGCATTCCGCAAGATCGTTGCCTCCGACGGCCTCTGCGGCCTGTACCGCGGCTTCGGCATGTCCATCCTGACCTACGCCCCCTCCAATGCCGTGTGGTGGGCGACTTACTCACTGTCACAGAAGATAATCTGGAGCGGGATCGGCTGCTACCTCTGCGAGTACGGTGTGGGTGTGCAAGAAAtcgacgacggcgacggggacaTCTCATTGCGGCCAAGCTGCAAGACACTCATGGTGGTGCAGGGAACGAGTGCCGCGATAGCTGGTGGCGCCGCGGCGCTTGTGACCATGCCGCTGGACACCATCAAGACGAGGATGCAGGTCATGGACGGCCAAGGCGAGCCAATCACCATTGGGCGGACGGTGCGGGAGCTGATCAAGGAAGGCGGGTGGGGCGCGTGTTACAGGGGGCTCGGCCCGAGGTGGGCGTCCATGTCCTTGTCTGCCACCACCATGATCACCACGTATGAGTTCCTCAAGCGCCTCTCGGCGAAGAAGGGGCAGGAGAGTGGCGTTCCCTGA